From Candidatus Polarisedimenticolia bacterium, one genomic window encodes:
- a CDS encoding LysM peptidoglycan-binding domain-containing M23 family metallopeptidase — translation MTAIPAPATEPVPAPVSEPTRENVEASRPLAVQAGMQFPAGGIYHPLRKGQTLSDLARAYRVPVETLIQVNGIHDPGNIPAKTPIFVPGAKKLLEVPSDPRADSRIELSWPLKGPITTRFNLGDEKSRHHEGIDIDGESGEPIHAAAAGWVAQAGRDGRYGNCLLLDHGDGLTTFYAHASKLLVHEGDRVERGQTIAEVGRSGNARGTHLHFEARRLGKPFDPLRMLRDETVAPAARRPQRQH, via the coding sequence GTGACCGCCATCCCGGCACCCGCCACCGAGCCCGTCCCCGCACCCGTCAGCGAGCCGACCCGCGAGAATGTCGAGGCGTCCCGCCCGCTGGCGGTGCAGGCCGGCATGCAGTTTCCGGCCGGCGGCATCTATCATCCGCTGCGCAAGGGACAGACCCTTTCCGATCTGGCGCGCGCCTATCGCGTGCCGGTGGAGACCCTGATCCAGGTCAACGGCATCCACGATCCCGGGAACATCCCGGCCAAGACCCCGATCTTCGTCCCGGGAGCAAAAAAGCTCCTCGAGGTTCCCTCCGATCCGCGGGCCGATTCGCGAATCGAGCTGTCGTGGCCGCTCAAAGGGCCGATCACCACCCGCTTCAACCTCGGAGATGAGAAGTCGCGGCACCACGAAGGCATCGACATCGACGGGGAGTCGGGCGAGCCGATCCACGCCGCCGCCGCGGGATGGGTGGCGCAGGCCGGGCGGGACGGGCGGTACGGCAACTGCCTCCTTCTCGATCATGGCGACGGGCTCACCACCTTCTATGCCCACGCCAGCAAGCTGCTGGTGCACGAAGGAGACCGCGTCGAGCGTGGCCAGACGATCGCCGAGGTGGGCCGCAGCGGCAACGCCCGCGGCACGCATCTCCACTTCGAGGCCCGGCGCCTCGGCAAGCCCTTCGATCCTCTCCGCATGCTGCGCGACGAGACGGTGGCTCCCGCCGCGCGGCGCCCGCAGCGCCAGCACTGA